Genomic segment of Synechococcus sp. A15-28:
CCATCCTGGTCTTCTCACTTGTGGAGTGCCTGCGGGGCCGCGAACCCGATCTGCCGGGCATCAGCCAGGCGGTCCGCATGCAGCTCTACTGAGGCAGGGAGGTCCGGGGGATAAGGTGTTGGATCCGTCGCTCACCAAGGTGAGCCTGAAGTCCCCGTCGGCACAGCCCATGACGCTCGATCCGTACTACGAGACCATGTACATCCTTCGTCCGGACATTCCGGAGGAGGAAGTTGAGAGCCACCTCACCAAATACCGAGACATGCTGGTGGAAGCCGGCGCTGAAGTGCTGGACAACCAGATGCGCGGTAAGCGTCGCCTGGCCTACCCCATCGATAAGCACAAGGAAGGCATCTACGTGCAGCTGAGCCACAACGGCGATGGCCAGCAGGTGGCCGTGCTGGAAAAGGCCATGCGCCTCAGTGAGGACGTGATCCGCTACCTCACGGTGAAGCAGGAGGGTCCTCTGCCCGCACCACGGGTGGTTCCCGGCAGCGAGCCGGCTCCCGCTCCTCAGGAACAGGCCGCAGCCAGCTCAGAAGCCGCATCCTGACACGGTTGTCGTCGTCATGGACCGGCGATAGCGTCGGTTCATGACCCATGACGCCCAGCAGCATCAGGCTCCGCAACCGCGCTGGATGCCACAGGCGCCACGGTCAACAGATCATCAGATGCTGCAACGACGCATTGATGCGCTGGAAGAGCAGATCAAGGCCTACGAGCAGCTTCTTGATGATCTGCCTGAGTTGTTCGAACGCAAGTTCCAGCAGCGTCTGGAGCCTTTGATGGAGCGCTACCAACTGCTGGCCGAACAGTTGGAACCACAGAAACACGACCCTGACCAGCGGGCTCTGCCTCCTTCAGAGGTGCAGAGCGCGGTGCGTCGTCCGAACAATCTGATCAGGTTCCCTCTGTTCCGTCTGCCGAGACTTCGTGGTTTCGGACGACGGCGATCAGCCTGATGTCCGTTGCGATGCAGCCCAGAGACGGGTGGGCAATCCCCAGACGTAGATGAAGCCTTCGGCGGCGCGGTGGTCAAACTTGTCTTCGCTGCCATAGGACGCCATCTCAGGCACATACAGGCTGCTCTGGGTTGAGCCGCGACCGATGACCGTGGCGCTGCCCTTGTGCAGACGCAGGCGCACGACGCCATTGACGTGCTGCTGCGTGCAGTCCATGAAACCGTCCAGAGCATCCTTCAGCGGCCCGAACCACAGGCCCTGATACACCAGATCAGCCCACTGCATCTCCAGCTGACGTTTGCTGCGCAGCACATCCGCGGCCAACGTCAAACTCTCCAGTTCCTGATGGGCCTGGATCAACAGCAGCAAGCCTGGCGTTTCGTAGATCTCGCGGGATTTGATCCCCACCACCCGGTTCTCGATCATGTCGAGCCGACCGATGCCATGGCTGCCGGCCAGACGGTTGGCTTCCCTGATCATCGCCACCGGATCCAGGCTCTGGCCATTGATGGCGACGGGGTTACCGGCTTCAAAAGCGATCTCAATCTCCTCAGCCGCATCCGGCGTCTCCGACACCGGTGACGTCATGGCGAACACCTCCTCCGGAGGCGCCACCATCGGATCCTCAAGCGGGCCAGCCTCGATGCTGCGACCCAGAAGGTTGAGGTCGATCGAATAGGGCGATTTCTTGCTGACCGGTGCCGGAATTCCGCAGCGCTCGCCGTAGGCAATGGTCTCTTCGCGACTCATCCCCCACTCCCTGGCAGGTGTCAGCACCTTCAGATCGGGAGCGAGCGCGGCAATCGCCACATCGAAGCGCACCTGATCATTTCCTTTGCCGGTGCAGCCATGGGCCACAGCGTCTGCACCCACCTCACGGGCCACCTCCACCAGTCGACGGGCGATCAACGGCCGGGCCAGTGCCGTGGAGAGGGGATAGCGACCCTCGTACAGCGCATTGGCGCGGATGGCAGGGAAGGCGAACTCCTCGATGAAGGGCTGAATCAGATCTCCCACCAAGGACTGACTCGCACCGGCATCCAGGGCCTTTTGACGAATCGGTTCCAGCTCATCGCCCTGGCCAAGATCAGCAGCGAAGGTGATGACGTCCTCCACACCCCACTCCTGCTTCAGGTAGGGAATGCAGACGCTGGTATCCACCCCGCCGGAGTAGGCGAGAACCACCTTGTTGGCGCGGCCCATCAATGGGTCTCCTGATCAGAATCGGTTGATTCTCCCCCTTCACCGTCCCCAGGCCCTGCTGCAGACCACAGCACCCAGCCCGCCATCAACAATGCCGGCAGCAGCACGATGGCCAGAACAACAGCCCAGGGCGCCTGAAGGGCAGCGGGATGCTGATCACCCCACCAGCGCAGGCCAAGGCTGATCAGCAACGCCGAACCCCAGCTGATCAGCAGCACCACAACGTCCCGCATGGTTGTGTTCAAGGGCATGAACTATGTTGGTGGATTGGACTGTCCCCTCAACGATGAGCGTTCTCGACAGCATCAACCCCTCCCTGACGCGCTATGGACGCAGGGATCCGGCACCGGTGCTGCCCCTGCGCGAGGAACCTGATCTGCTCACCTGGCTGGAAGCCAGTGGCCGTCTGGTGGCTGACGAGGAATCCGGTTCTCCTGAAGTGAGCACGGTTGAAGAGGAAGA
This window contains:
- the rpsF gene encoding 30S ribosomal protein S6, translating into MTLDPYYETMYILRPDIPEEEVESHLTKYRDMLVEAGAEVLDNQMRGKRRLAYPIDKHKEGIYVQLSHNGDGQQVAVLEKAMRLSEDVIRYLTVKQEGPLPAPRVVPGSEPAPAPQEQAAASSEAAS
- a CDS encoding DUF3134 domain-containing protein — protein: MLVDWTVPSTMSVLDSINPSLTRYGRRDPAPVLPLREEPDLLTWLEASGRLVADEESGSPEVSTVEEEELSALMGEKEDYNNADEQNEEQWED
- a CDS encoding argininosuccinate synthase, whose amino-acid sequence is MGRANKVVLAYSGGVDTSVCIPYLKQEWGVEDVITFAADLGQGDELEPIRQKALDAGASQSLVGDLIQPFIEEFAFPAIRANALYEGRYPLSTALARPLIARRLVEVAREVGADAVAHGCTGKGNDQVRFDVAIAALAPDLKVLTPAREWGMSREETIAYGERCGIPAPVSKKSPYSIDLNLLGRSIEAGPLEDPMVAPPEEVFAMTSPVSETPDAAEEIEIAFEAGNPVAINGQSLDPVAMIREANRLAGSHGIGRLDMIENRVVGIKSREIYETPGLLLLIQAHQELESLTLAADVLRSKRQLEMQWADLVYQGLWFGPLKDALDGFMDCTQQHVNGVVRLRLHKGSATVIGRGSTQSSLYVPEMASYGSEDKFDHRAAEGFIYVWGLPTRLWAASQRTSG